A window of Saccharomyces paradoxus chromosome XI, complete sequence contains these coding sequences:
- the VBA5 gene encoding basic amino acid transporter (Plasma membrane protein of the Major Facilitator Superfamily (MFS)~similar to YKR105C), with translation MKETKYSSQPEIEEACDSDASLNAKSSNDPPMRLSLYLCLASLTLVLFITALDILIVGTIIDVVAAQFGNYSKTGWLVTGYSLPNAILSLIWGRFASIIGFQHSLILAILIFEAGSLIAALASSMNMLIVGRVVAGVGGSGLQTLCFVIGCTMVGERSRPLVISILSCAFAVAAIVGPIIGGAFTTHVTWRWCFYINLPIGGLAIIMFLLTYKGENKSILQQTKDIMGKISSFEFGKFRKQVNSKRVMNGIIFKFDFFGFSFCSAGLVLFLLGLTFGGNKYSWNSGQVITYLVLGTLLFMFSLVYDFFIFNKFNPEPDNISYRPLLLKRLIAKPAVIIVNMVTFLLCTGYNGQMIYSVQFFQLIFASSAWKAGLHLIPIVITNVIAAIASGVITKKLGLVKPLLMFGGFLGVIGAGLMTLMKNNSTRSTQIGVLLLPGFSLGFALQASLMSAQLQINKDRPEASMDFIEITAFNTFMKSLGTTLGGVLSTTVFSASLHNKVSQARLEPYVGKTVDDMILYRLQNYDGSHSTIGNILSDSIENVFWMDLGFYALGFLFCIFSSNKKLIIPKKNPTPEDNIEDK, from the coding sequence atgaaagaaACCAAGTACTCTTCGCAGCCGGAGATAGAAGAAGCATGCGATTCAGACGCTTCATTAAATGCCAAAAGTAGCAATGATCCTCCAATGAGACTTTCATTGTACCTCTGCTTGGCGTCACTAACTCTCGTACTTTTTATAACTGCACTGGATATTTTGATAGTGGGAACTATTATTGACGTAGTTGCTGCGCAGTTTGGGAACTACTCTAAAACAGGATGGCTTGTTACAGGTTACAGTTTACCAAATGCTATTCTGAGCCTCATTTGGGGAAGGTTCGCTTCGATCATAGGTTTCCAGCATAGTCTTATTTTAGCAATACTTATTTTTGAAGCTGGGTCCCTTATCGCTGCTCTTGCCTCTTCAATGAATATGCTAATCGTTGGTAGAGTTGTTGCAGGTGTTGGGGGGAGTGGACTTCAAACGCTTTGCTTTGTTATCGGTTGTACAATGGTTGGTGAAAGGTCCCGACCATTAGTAATCTCCATCTTAAGTTGTGCTTTTGCTGTAGCGGCTATTGTTGGTCCTATAATCGGAGGTGCCTTTACAACCCATGTCACTTGGAGATGGTGCTTCTACATCAATCTTCCCATTGGCGGTCTCGCCATTATCATGTTTTTGCTTACCTATAAGGGTGAAAATAAGAGTATACTTCAACAAACCAAAGATATTATGGGAAAAATCTCAAGCTTTGAATTTGGCAAGTTCAGAAAGCAAGTTAATTCTAAAAGAGTTATGAACGGCATAATCTTCAAGTTTGACTTCTTtggattttctttctgCTCCGCCGGACTGGTCCTTTTCCTACTGGGGCTAACGTTTGGTGGAAATAAATATAGTTGGAACTCTGGCCAAGTCATTACATATTTGGTTTTGGGTACCTTGctttttatgttttcatTGGTGTACgatttctttatattcaacaaattcaaCCCGGAGCCTGATAATATATCTTACAggcctcttcttctgaaaagACTGATAGCAAAACCAGCCGTAATAATAGTAAACATGGTGACATTCCTATTATGTACCGGTTATAATGGACAAATGATATACTCTGTCCAGTTTTTCCAGCTTATTTTTGCGTCAAGTGCATGGAAGGCCGGTCTTCACTTAATACCGATCGTTATTACCAACGTTATTGCAGCTATTGCAAGTGGTGTGATTACCAAAAAGCTCGGTTTAGTCAAACCACTTTTAATGTTCGGAGGCTTTCTTGGAGTGATTGGAGCAGGGCTTATGACACttatgaaaaataactCCACTAGGTCAACGCAAATTGGTGTCTTACTATTACCGGGATTTTCTCTTGGATTTGCTCTACAAGCATCGCTCATGAGTGCACAACTTCAGATCAATAAAGACCGTCCAGAGGCTTCTATGgactttattgaaataaCAGCTTTCAATACATTCATGAAGTCTTTAGGTACAACTCTCGGTGGTGTGCTTTCAACCACTGTTTTTTCCGCTTCCCTTCACAACAAAGTGTCACAAGCTCGTCTTGAGCCTTATGTAGGAAAAACCGTGGATGACATGATTTTATATCGTCTTCAGAATTACGACGGTTCTCATTCGACTATTGGAAACATTTTAAGCGATTCTATTGAGAATGTATTTTGGATGGATCTAGGGTTTTATGCCTTAggatttttgttttgtattttttcatccaacAAGAAACTGATCataccaaaaaagaaccCGACACCAGAAGATAATATAGAGGACAAGTAG
- the GEX2 gene encoding glutathione exchanger (Proton:glutathione antiporter~similar to YKR106W), whose amino-acid sequence MSSGVISSSNDKKCETRQFYEVTEREKHTNDDTYSITSTFFKLKENEIISAQFDSLKYKILLIITSFLCGIGLSLDYTLRSTYTGYATNSYSEHSLLSTVQVVNAVVSVGSQVVFSRLSDYFGRLKLFSIATIFHIMGTIIQSQATSLTMYAIGSVFYNCGYVGVNLLLILILSDFSSLKWRMFYQYTSYWPYIIIPWISGSIITAANPEKNWSWNIAMWAFIYPLSALPIMFLILYMTYKSSKTPELRSLKEQARKEKISGLFRNLMFLIWKLDVVGIVLITVSLGCVLVPLTLANEVSQKWQNPKIIGTLVVGGCLFVIFVFWEAKFARAPLLPFKLLSNRGIWAPLGVTFFNFFTFFISCDYLYPVLLVSMKESSTSAARIVNMPDFVAATASPFYSLLVAKTRKLKLSVIGGCAAWMVCMGLFYQYRGGTGSHGGVIAASIIMGLSGLLCSNSVIVILQAMTTHNRMAVVTGIQYTFSKVGAAVGASVSGAVWTQTMPNQLYKHLGNDTLAEAAYTSPYTFIKKYPWGSPERNAVGESYKYVQRIMMTVGLICTVPFFVFTLFMRDPELIDKATHEEFTEDGLVVLPDQDNIFSQIKALFKRSRSNKEVDG is encoded by the coding sequence ATGAGTTCTGGTGTTATCAGCTCATctaatgataaaaaatgtgaaaCTAGGCAGTTCTATGAGGTTACTGAGCGAGAAAAGCATACAAATGATGACACATACTCTATAACTTCCACCTTCTTTAAGctcaaagaaaacgaaataATATCTGCTCAGTTTGATTCCttgaaatataaaattCTACTGATAATTACCTCTTTTTTATGTGGAATAGGCCTTAGTTTAGACTACACACTTCGATCAACCTATACGGGCTATGCCACGAACTCATATTCAGAACACTCCTTACTTTCAACTGTCCAAGTTGTTAATGCTGTTGTAAGTGTCGGATCCCAAGTTGTATTCTCTAGACTCTCTGACTACTTCGGAAGACTAAAGCTCTTTTCCATTGCAACTATTTTTCATATAATGGGAACTATCATCCAATCACAGGCGACCTCTCTTACCATGTATGCAATAGGTTCAGTTTTTTATAACTGTGGATACGTCGGCGTTAATTTGCTCCTGATCCTAATACTTTCCGATTTCTCATCCTTGAAGTGGAGAATGTTTTACCAGTATACCTCATATTGGCCGTACATCATAATACCATGGATTTCAGGTAGTATTATCACTGCTGCAAatcctgaaaaaaattggtccTGGAATATTGCTATGTGGGCTTTTATTTACCCATTGTCTGCTTTACCGATTATGTTTCTTATCCTTTATATGACATACAAATCTTCGAAAACCCCTGAGTTGAGGTCTCTTAAAGAACAGGctagaaaggaaaaaatcagtGGATTATTTCGAAATTTGATGTTTCTAATTTGGAAGCTAGACGTCGTCGGAATAGTACTAATAACTGTGTCCCTAGGGTGCGTACTTGTTCCGTTGACATTAGCCAATGAAGTATCGCAAAAATGGCAGAATCCAAAAATAATTGGCACCTTAGTCGTAGGTGGCTGTTTatttgtcatttttgtattttggGAAGCAAAGTTTGCCAGAGCTCCTCTTCTGCCGTTCAAATTACTAAGTAATCGAGGAATTTGGGCGCCCCTTGGCGTTACcttctttaactttttcacttttttcatttcatgTGACTATTTGTATCCAGTTTTGCTTGTATCTATGAAAGAATCATCCACTTCCGCAGCTCGGATAGTAAATATGCCTGATTTTGTAGCTGCAACTGCGTCTCCATTCTACAGCTTGTTAGTGGCAAAGACGAGGAAACTGAAACTTTCTGTAATCGGAGGTTGTGCTGCATGGATGGTATGCATGGGCCTCTTTTACCAATACAGAGGTGGAACTGGGTCTCATGGAGGTGTTATCGCTGCTTCTATTATCATGGGTTTGAGCGGTCTCCTATGCAGCAATTCAGTGATCGTCATACTGCAGGCCATGACTACGCATAATAGGATGGCTGTAGTAACGGGGATCCAATAtaccttttcaaaagttggTGCTGCTGTCGGTGCGTCTGTTTCGGGCGCTGTATGGACACAAACCATGCCTAACCAACTCTACAAGCATCTTGGCAACGATACATTGGCGGAGGCTGCATATACATCACCTTATACattcattaaaaaatatccatGGGGTTCACCTGAAAGAAATGCTGTGGGTGAATCGTACAAATATGTTCAACGTATAATGATGACAGTTGGTTTGATATGCACCGTACCGTTCTTTGTGTTTACATTATTCATGAGAGACCCGGAACTAATAGACAAGGCTACGCATGAAGAGTTCACTGAAGATGGTTTGGTTGTCTT